A DNA window from Niabella yanshanensis contains the following coding sequences:
- a CDS encoding SusC/RagA family TonB-linked outer membrane protein, translating to MIQTYRRCQCTGYLFSALTVIILIFSGLSATAQQSQISGSVTDDKGAALPSVTVSVKGKGISTKTNEEGHFAIAARINDVLVFSAVSYLTREVIITAATEYQVVLATNAVAMSDVVVVGYGKNSKRTLSSAITSIKPEDLNRGAIGDVGQLLQGKVPGLNVTASGDPNRPAAMILRGHSTINSPGGPFYVIDGIPGADINGVAPDDIASMDILKDASATAIYGNRASNGVIMVTTKKGRAGKLQAAYNGYIGFENVSSSLDLMDAAALRAYSQKNNYTPSTNDDKGANTNWMEAIQKKSALSHNHNISFSGGTEKSMYSASLNYLKKEGIILQSDLERVIGRISAEHHALNDRLTLGLNIMSSNSKASNVPLQNMVFQQAVKYNPMSPVYNEDGTFFENFNNTQYFNPVSIIKNAVDDTKYGSLQGNFTLEAKLPFNLTYNANLSYQRSTWLHGEYYNSYYSQNYSTGSFYTNGDPGGGRSLRNFYSNGLAYRNYYQNTSKTFETFLTWGKKLGLHNLKAVLGYSWQRNTNNDGLQTSQTNFINDYTTYYNLRLGNYQTVKGFAVDYGGSIYEETNFISDFFRLNYDFNERILLQASIRRDGSSVFGKNKEWGYFPAASIAWRISESAFIKNAGFISDLKLRLSYGATGNAFGLGAYNAQRLYDKSGTYYSDGVFAASFRSTQGSNPDLQWEVTATKNAGLDYGFLKNRITGAIDIYEKTTTDMLFRYNVAQSIDPSGWLWLNVGKIRNRGIEFNVNIAAVNKKNFTWTTGLNLASNKNVILDLKGPEQYGVNADSTYYTQLDGPGATGSRLQILTVGGPLGQFYSFQYLGKDASGNSLFLKGDGTETTNPTQVSDYHYLGSPHPKLMYGFNNSFRYKNFDLNLFLRGVIGNKIFNATRADLSYVFTAGQTNISPYAADDARTDSRNNNYSSRYVENGSYLRFDNATLGYRFNLKSDYFSNLRLYGTVNNLFVITKYKGIDPEINQGGASLGVDYNSFYPKTRTVLIGVSVGF from the coding sequence ATGATACAAACCTACAGGCGGTGCCAATGCACCGGCTACCTTTTTAGTGCCCTAACGGTTATAATCCTTATCTTTTCCGGACTGTCGGCAACAGCACAACAGTCGCAGATTTCAGGAAGTGTAACCGATGATAAGGGTGCTGCACTTCCCTCGGTAACTGTTTCCGTAAAGGGAAAAGGTATTTCTACCAAAACCAATGAAGAGGGACATTTTGCCATAGCTGCCCGCATCAATGATGTGCTGGTATTTTCAGCTGTTTCCTACCTTACCCGGGAGGTAATCATAACTGCTGCAACCGAATACCAGGTGGTATTGGCCACTAATGCGGTTGCCATGAGTGATGTAGTGGTAGTGGGTTACGGTAAAAACTCCAAGCGAACGCTTTCCAGCGCTATTACTTCGATTAAACCCGAAGACCTCAACCGGGGCGCTATCGGGGATGTAGGCCAGTTACTGCAGGGTAAGGTGCCCGGGTTGAATGTTACAGCCAGCGGTGATCCCAATCGCCCGGCCGCTATGATCCTGCGCGGCCATTCTACCATCAACAGTCCCGGCGGCCCTTTTTATGTAATAGATGGAATACCAGGAGCTGATATTAATGGCGTTGCGCCTGATGATATTGCCTCCATGGATATTTTAAAAGATGCATCGGCAACGGCTATCTATGGAAACCGGGCCTCCAATGGTGTGATCATGGTTACAACCAAAAAAGGAAGAGCAGGCAAATTGCAGGCAGCATATAATGGCTATATAGGATTTGAGAATGTAAGCAGCAGCCTGGACCTGATGGATGCGGCTGCATTAAGAGCTTATTCTCAAAAAAATAATTATACGCCCAGCACTAATGATGACAAGGGGGCTAATACTAATTGGATGGAAGCCATTCAGAAAAAATCTGCTTTATCACATAACCACAACATTTCATTTAGCGGTGGAACTGAGAAAAGCATGTATAGCGCCAGCCTTAACTATCTTAAAAAAGAAGGGATCATACTGCAAAGCGACCTGGAGCGCGTGATCGGGAGGATCAGCGCAGAACATCATGCACTCAACGACAGGCTGACATTAGGTTTAAACATCATGAGCAGTAACAGCAAGGCGTCCAATGTACCCTTGCAAAATATGGTGTTTCAGCAGGCGGTGAAGTATAACCCCATGTCCCCCGTATATAACGAAGACGGAACATTTTTCGAGAACTTTAATAATACACAGTATTTTAATCCTGTTTCCATTATTAAGAATGCGGTTGACGATACCAAGTACGGATCTTTACAAGGTAACTTTACTTTAGAAGCGAAGCTGCCTTTTAATTTAACATACAATGCCAACCTGTCTTACCAGCGCAGTACCTGGCTGCATGGCGAATATTATAATAGCTACTATTCTCAAAACTACAGCACCGGTAGTTTTTATACCAATGGCGATCCGGGTGGTGGCCGAAGCCTGCGGAATTTTTATTCGAATGGCCTGGCTTACCGCAATTACTATCAAAATACTTCCAAAACCTTCGAAACCTTCCTGACCTGGGGTAAGAAATTAGGGCTGCATAATTTAAAAGCGGTGCTGGGTTATAGCTGGCAGCGAAATACCAATAACGATGGTTTACAAACCAGCCAGACCAATTTCATTAATGATTATACCACTTATTACAATCTCCGGTTGGGTAACTATCAGACTGTAAAAGGCTTTGCCGTGGATTACGGTGGTTCTATTTATGAAGAAACCAATTTTATTTCAGACTTCTTCCGTTTGAATTATGATTTCAATGAAAGGATCTTGTTACAGGCGTCTATAAGAAGAGATGGAAGTTCGGTGTTTGGTAAAAACAAAGAGTGGGGCTATTTTCCTGCAGCCAGTATCGCCTGGCGTATTTCAGAATCAGCGTTTATAAAAAATGCCGGATTTATCAGCGATCTGAAGCTTAGGTTGAGCTATGGTGCAACCGGTAATGCATTCGGGTTGGGCGCTTATAATGCACAGCGTCTTTATGACAAATCCGGTACTTACTACAGCGATGGGGTGTTCGCTGCATCCTTTAGATCAACGCAGGGCTCTAACCCTGACCTGCAGTGGGAAGTTACAGCTACCAAAAACGCAGGCCTCGACTATGGCTTTTTAAAAAACAGGATAACGGGTGCTATTGATATTTATGAAAAAACTACAACAGACATGCTGTTCCGTTACAATGTAGCGCAATCGATAGATCCCAGCGGGTGGTTATGGCTTAATGTTGGTAAAATACGCAATCGCGGTATTGAATTCAATGTTAATATTGCCGCGGTTAACAAGAAGAACTTTACCTGGACTACCGGCTTGAATCTGGCCAGCAATAAAAATGTAATTCTTGACCTGAAAGGTCCTGAACAATATGGCGTAAATGCAGATTCTACTTACTACACACAGCTCGATGGCCCCGGCGCTACCGGCAGTCGTTTACAAATACTGACGGTGGGTGGTCCTTTAGGACAGTTCTATTCGTTTCAATATCTGGGCAAAGATGCTTCAGGAAATTCATTATTCCTGAAAGGTGACGGCACCGAAACCACAAATCCTACCCAGGTTTCAGACTATCATTATCTCGGCAGCCCACATCCCAAATTGATGTATGGGTTTAACAATAGTTTCCGTTACAAAAATTTCGATTTGAATTTATTTTTGAGAGGTGTAATAGGCAACAAAATATTCAATGCTACCCGAGCCGATCTCTCGTATGTATTTACTGCCGGCCAAACCAATATCAGCCCGTACGCAGCTGATGATGCCAGAACGGATTCCAGAAATAATAATTATTCATCAAGATATGTAGAGAACGGATCTTACCTGCGATTTGATAATGCTACATTAGGTTATCGCTTTAACTTAAAAAGCGATTACTTCAGCAACCTGAGATTATATGGTACCGTAAATAACCTGTTTGTTATTACAAAATATAAAGGTATTGATCCCGAAATTAATCAGGGTGGCGCATCGTTAGGGGTAGACTATAACAGTTTTTATCCTAAAACACGTACCGTTCTTATCGGTGTATCTGTTGGTTTTTAA
- a CDS encoding RagB/SusD family nutrient uptake outer membrane protein, whose product MNNILQRLLIVIAAGLIMSSCHKIEVTPNSLYTEDVFPKTDAEFQSVLGTIYTSLRGHYSLAYWFAQELSSDEAILPVYGGNWFDGQGYIQLHRHDWNKDHGWITTVWNDANSIAGLCNQTMYIFKNAPEGESKNTAIAELKTLRAYAYWELLDMFGNVPLDTIYPSPGVQAKATRAEVYNFVVSELQTALPFLKTTTGSTTYGKVTAWMANALLAKIYLNAEVYAGTAKYNECIAACDAIISSGNFAVEPRVSYLSQFYPTNGPAFKEFIFAIPYDPSTDNGYLYHARYDLNRNLGIKYRYSGSTPGSYSFSQIILNQTTGNGLINARPSGPRATLSSFYNSYFRNDAGDIRKDQWLVGNQFWSDGSPMMVRTTKKGYDQFYTGADGGDAYTYQLYIDSVIRARQTLVSIDLGNDEIAWNMGIRNIKFLPDVNSSSRNQSNDAPIFRYSDILLMKAEAILRGGAATSGHTPLSLVNMVRSNRTTSTPWTSVTLDDLYAERAREFTWECWRRNDMIRFGKYENAYGFKSNADTYRRIFPIPTQAMNTNPKLVQNPGY is encoded by the coding sequence ATGAATAATATTTTACAACGATTATTAATAGTAATAGCGGCAGGTTTAATTATGAGTTCCTGTCATAAAATTGAGGTAACCCCTAATTCATTATATACTGAAGATGTGTTTCCGAAAACAGACGCTGAATTTCAGTCGGTATTAGGCACCATTTACACCAGTCTGCGGGGTCATTATTCGCTTGCTTATTGGTTTGCCCAGGAGCTGAGCTCCGATGAGGCAATATTGCCCGTGTATGGCGGCAACTGGTTCGACGGTCAGGGTTATATACAACTGCACCGGCACGACTGGAACAAAGACCATGGGTGGATCACCACCGTATGGAATGATGCCAATTCTATAGCCGGACTTTGTAACCAGACCATGTATATATTTAAAAATGCTCCTGAAGGCGAAAGTAAAAATACGGCGATTGCTGAGCTGAAAACACTGAGGGCATACGCTTACTGGGAGCTGCTTGACATGTTTGGCAATGTGCCCCTGGATACGATTTACCCCAGTCCGGGTGTACAGGCTAAAGCTACAAGAGCCGAAGTATATAACTTCGTAGTGTCAGAATTGCAAACAGCCCTGCCATTTTTGAAAACGACTACAGGAAGTACAACATATGGGAAGGTGACCGCCTGGATGGCCAATGCTTTGCTGGCCAAGATCTACCTGAATGCTGAAGTATACGCTGGTACTGCAAAATACAATGAATGCATTGCGGCTTGTGATGCCATTATCAGCTCAGGAAACTTTGCGGTAGAGCCAAGGGTATCCTACTTAAGCCAGTTTTATCCCACCAACGGTCCGGCTTTCAAGGAATTTATCTTTGCCATACCTTACGATCCATCTACCGATAACGGGTATTTATATCATGCCCGCTATGATCTTAACCGCAACCTGGGTATCAAGTACCGTTATTCCGGAAGCACACCTGGTAGCTATTCCTTTAGCCAGATCATACTGAACCAAACCACCGGCAACGGATTGATCAATGCCAGGCCAAGCGGGCCACGCGCTACGCTCTCCAGCTTTTATAATAGCTATTTTAGAAATGATGCGGGTGATATTCGTAAAGATCAATGGTTGGTAGGTAATCAGTTTTGGTCGGACGGTAGCCCGATGATGGTGAGAACCACCAAGAAAGGATATGATCAGTTTTACACCGGCGCTGATGGTGGCGACGCTTATACTTATCAGTTGTATATAGATTCTGTTATCAGAGCAAGGCAAACCTTGGTGTCTATAGACCTGGGTAACGATGAAATAGCCTGGAATATGGGTATACGCAATATCAAGTTTCTTCCCGACGTCAATTCGTCCAGCCGCAATCAAAGTAATGATGCACCTATATTTCGCTATTCGGATATTTTGCTGATGAAGGCTGAAGCTATTCTTCGTGGCGGTGCAGCTACTTCCGGTCACACCCCTTTGTCTCTGGTGAATATGGTGCGCAGCAACAGAACCACTTCAACCCCCTGGACCTCTGTTACTCTGGACGATTTGTATGCAGAAAGGGCACGTGAATTTACCTGGGAGTGCTGGCGCCGTAATGATATGATCAGGTTTGGCAAGTATGAAAATGCTTATGGTTTTAAGAGTAATGCCGATACCTACCGTCGTATTTTCCCCATTCCCACCCAGGCCATGAATACTAATCCGAAATTGGTGCAGAACCCGGGCTACTAA
- a CDS encoding acyltransferase family protein: MKNIDNDQSIIPGKRLLSLDALRGFDMFWIVSGEGIFHGIAEAIQQKNGLVQDSHTWQIAITSNLSLLEKMLVGISNQLHHSVWNGFTFYDLIFPLFIFIAGVSMPFSYAKQLAAGPGAKRKIYRVLIKRTLLLILLGMIVNGLLQWKPFEETRFASVLGRIALSCFFAAIIYLNASFRWRIAWLIIILLGYWTAMTFIPVPGFGAGMLTPDGNLSAYIDRLFLPGKLHRGVYDPEGLLSTIPAIATALLGIFTGEMLRSVRYTATKKVLILSLAGICMILTGLAWNTVFPINKTIWSGSFVLYAGGWSLLLLTLFYFVIDVQGIKKWAGPFVWLGCNSILIYMAAHGLVNFLSTSEFILEGITRRMDVRWHDAMLWTGVALIQFAALYGLYKKKIFLRL; the protein is encoded by the coding sequence TTGAAAAATATCGATAATGATCAATCAATCATTCCGGGCAAAAGGCTTTTGTCTCTCGATGCCTTAAGGGGATTTGATATGTTCTGGATTGTTAGCGGCGAAGGTATATTCCATGGAATTGCCGAAGCTATACAGCAGAAGAATGGATTGGTGCAGGATTCGCATACCTGGCAAATTGCCATAACCAGCAATCTCAGTTTATTAGAAAAGATGCTGGTGGGCATTAGCAACCAGTTACACCACTCCGTGTGGAATGGCTTTACTTTTTACGATCTTATTTTCCCGTTGTTTATTTTTATTGCCGGCGTTAGCATGCCATTTTCGTACGCCAAACAATTGGCTGCCGGACCAGGAGCTAAGCGAAAGATTTATAGGGTACTGATAAAACGAACGCTCTTGCTAATATTGCTCGGCATGATCGTGAACGGGTTATTGCAATGGAAGCCTTTTGAAGAAACCCGTTTCGCCAGTGTGCTGGGACGTATAGCTTTGAGTTGTTTTTTTGCAGCTATTATTTATTTGAATGCATCGTTTCGCTGGCGTATTGCATGGCTTATCATTATTCTTCTGGGCTATTGGACGGCAATGACGTTTATACCGGTTCCGGGCTTTGGCGCCGGCATGTTAACTCCCGACGGTAATCTGTCAGCCTATATAGACCGGTTGTTCTTACCGGGAAAACTGCATCGGGGTGTTTACGATCCGGAAGGGTTGCTATCGACCATTCCTGCCATAGCTACGGCTTTGCTCGGCATCTTTACCGGAGAAATGCTACGCAGTGTCCGGTATACAGCTACAAAGAAGGTATTGATTTTATCTCTTGCGGGCATTTGCATGATTCTTACCGGATTGGCATGGAATACCGTGTTTCCTATCAATAAAACCATCTGGTCCGGCTCATTTGTTTTATATGCGGGAGGATGGAGTTTGCTGCTATTGACCCTGTTTTATTTTGTAATAGATGTACAGGGTATTAAAAAATGGGCCGGGCCTTTTGTTTGGCTGGGTTGTAATTCTATATTGATATATATGGCGGCACACGGCCTGGTTAATTTCCTGTCAACCTCAGAATTTATACTGGAAGGGATAACCCGGCGGATGGATGTCAGGTGGCATGATGCAATGTTATGGACGGGCGTTGCACTCATTCAGTTTGCTGCGCTTTATGGCCTGTATAAGAAAAAGATATTTTTAAGATTGTAA
- a CDS encoding sodium/sugar symporter: protein MHTLLPADYVVFFVYFIAVAAYGYYIYHKKKSGTMSSNDFFLAEGSLTWWAIGASLIASNISAEHFIGMSGSGFALGLAISTYEWMSAATLIIVAVFIIPLYLKNKIFTMPQFLAKRYSDQVSTIMAVFWLLVYVFVNLTSIIYLGALAISSISPVSFEWSIAGLSVFSVIVTLGGMKVIGYTDVIQVLVLLIGGLVTTYLALSLLADKFGLEGNVLEALGILRKEAPDHFHMIFDKTSPHYKELPGMSVLIGGMLINNLAYWGCNQYIVQRALGADLKTARNGILFAAFLKLLVPLIAVLPGITMYVMHQNGMFQEEMKDAITGAVKPDHAYPTLMNLLPAGLKGVAFAALTAAIVASLAGKANSISTIFSLDIYKKYFDKNASDKKVVRVGRYAVIISMLMAAIVTPALKSLDQAYQFIQEYVGFFSPGVLAIFLLGMFWKRTTATAALSGALLTIPVSAILKFLPVWTQGAFPDYPFLDRMAITFFIIAILMIVISLRRPASQDSNAIRVDKSWFKVSTEFVIGSIFIGGILIALYTVFW, encoded by the coding sequence ATGCATACACTATTGCCTGCCGACTATGTGGTTTTCTTTGTGTACTTTATAGCAGTAGCTGCTTACGGCTATTATATCTATCATAAGAAAAAGTCGGGAACGATGAGTTCTAATGACTTTTTCCTGGCCGAGGGATCGCTCACCTGGTGGGCTATAGGTGCGTCATTGATCGCATCCAACATTTCGGCCGAACATTTTATAGGAATGAGCGGCTCAGGCTTCGCGTTGGGCCTCGCTATATCCACTTATGAATGGATGTCTGCCGCTACACTTATCATTGTTGCCGTATTCATTATTCCGTTGTACCTGAAGAATAAGATATTCACGATGCCGCAATTTTTGGCTAAGCGGTATAGCGACCAGGTTAGTACTATTATGGCGGTGTTTTGGCTGCTGGTATATGTGTTTGTAAACCTTACCTCTATCATCTACCTGGGCGCATTGGCCATATCTTCCATTTCACCGGTGAGTTTTGAGTGGAGCATCGCGGGATTAAGTGTCTTTTCTGTTATTGTTACTTTAGGGGGCATGAAAGTGATCGGGTATACCGACGTGATACAGGTACTGGTATTGCTGATAGGCGGTTTGGTAACTACCTACCTGGCACTCTCTTTACTGGCAGACAAATTTGGGTTGGAAGGCAATGTACTTGAGGCGCTCGGTATATTGCGAAAGGAAGCTCCTGATCATTTTCATATGATATTCGATAAAACCAGTCCGCATTATAAAGAGCTGCCCGGTATGTCTGTTTTAATTGGGGGCATGCTCATCAACAACCTGGCGTATTGGGGTTGTAATCAGTATATCGTTCAGCGTGCGTTGGGTGCTGATTTGAAGACAGCCCGCAATGGCATTTTGTTTGCTGCTTTTCTGAAACTTTTGGTACCCCTTATCGCCGTGCTACCGGGTATCACCATGTATGTGATGCATCAGAATGGCATGTTCCAGGAGGAAATGAAAGATGCAATTACGGGCGCTGTTAAACCCGATCACGCCTACCCAACGCTGATGAATCTCCTGCCCGCCGGTTTAAAGGGAGTTGCTTTTGCGGCACTCACCGCGGCTATAGTTGCGTCGCTTGCCGGCAAAGCCAATAGTATATCCACTATATTTTCTTTGGACATTTACAAAAAGTATTTTGATAAGAATGCCTCTGATAAAAAGGTGGTGCGGGTAGGCCGGTACGCCGTTATTATTTCGATGTTGATGGCTGCTATCGTAACACCTGCGTTAAAATCGCTTGACCAGGCTTACCAGTTCATCCAGGAATATGTCGGCTTTTTTTCTCCGGGGGTGCTGGCCATATTTTTGTTAGGCATGTTCTGGAAGCGCACCACGGCAACCGCCGCCTTATCAGGAGCATTGCTTACTATCCCGGTATCCGCTATCTTAAAATTCCTGCCCGTATGGACTCAGGGCGCGTTCCCTGACTATCCTTTCCTGGATCGGATGGCCATTACTTTTTTTATAATAGCGATCTTGATGATCGTGATTAGTTTACGAAGGCCCGCAAGCCAGGATAGTAATGCTATCAGGGTTGATAAAAGCTGGTTTAAAGTGTCCACAGAATTTGTAATCGGCTCTATATTTATTGGCGGTATTTTGATTGCTTTATACACGGTTTTCTGGTAG
- the ald gene encoding alanine dehydrogenase, with amino-acid sequence MIIGVPKEIKNNENRVALTPAGVAEMTGRGHEVYVQHNAGTGSGFSDDEYIAAGAAILDSIEEVYAIAEMIMKVKEPIKQEYSLIKKDQLVFTYFHFASSEPLTMAMIESGAVCLAYETVEKKDGSLPLLIPMSEVAGRMSVQEGAKSLEKPLKGRGVLLGGVPGVPPGKVLILGGGVVGTQAAKMAAGLGAQVTIMDISLPRLRQLADILPANVTTMMSNTYNIRTMIKDADLIIGAVLIPGAKAPLLITREMLKEMRPGTVLVDVAVDQGGCIETCTPTTHENPTFIIDDIVHYCVANMPGAVPYTSTLALTNATLPYALQLADKGWQTACRENKELEKGLNIANGKVLYKGVAEAWSLPLNEVLEEELSVL; translated from the coding sequence ATGATCATAGGGGTTCCTAAAGAAATAAAGAATAATGAAAACCGGGTAGCTTTAACTCCCGCTGGTGTGGCCGAAATGACAGGTCGCGGTCATGAAGTGTATGTACAGCATAATGCCGGGACGGGCAGTGGCTTTAGCGATGATGAATATATAGCTGCGGGGGCTGCCATCCTGGATTCTATTGAAGAAGTGTATGCAATTGCGGAAATGATCATGAAAGTCAAGGAACCTATTAAGCAGGAATATAGCCTGATCAAAAAAGACCAGTTGGTCTTCACTTACTTTCACTTCGCCTCATCTGAACCCTTGACTATGGCCATGATTGAAAGCGGCGCGGTTTGCCTGGCTTATGAAACAGTGGAAAAAAAGGACGGAAGCCTGCCCCTATTAATACCAATGTCTGAAGTTGCTGGTCGTATGTCTGTTCAGGAAGGAGCAAAAAGCCTTGAGAAACCACTGAAGGGACGTGGAGTGCTGCTAGGCGGCGTACCAGGTGTTCCCCCGGGCAAGGTTTTGATTTTAGGCGGCGGCGTAGTAGGCACCCAGGCTGCAAAGATGGCTGCAGGATTAGGTGCGCAGGTTACTATCATGGACATCAGCTTACCCCGGCTACGCCAGCTTGCTGATATCCTGCCTGCGAATGTAACTACGATGATGTCCAATACTTATAATATCAGGACTATGATAAAGGATGCGGATCTGATCATCGGGGCAGTATTAATCCCGGGGGCTAAAGCGCCATTACTCATCACGCGGGAGATGCTCAAGGAGATGCGCCCCGGAACCGTGCTGGTTGATGTTGCTGTTGACCAGGGTGGCTGTATTGAAACCTGCACACCTACCACGCACGAAAATCCGACATTTATTATTGACGATATCGTTCATTATTGCGTAGCCAATATGCCCGGCGCCGTACCCTACACCTCTACTCTTGCACTAACCAATGCTACATTGCCCTACGCATTGCAATTAGCAGATAAAGGATGGCAAACTGCATGCAGAGAGAATAAAGAGTTGGAAAAAGGATTGAATATTGCTAATGGGAAGGTATTGTACAAGGGTGTTGCAGAAGCGTGGAGTTTACCCCTTAACGAAGTATTGGAAGAAGAACTATCAGTACTTTAA
- a CDS encoding Lrp/AsnC family transcriptional regulator, with translation MMPDETDKKILRLLQEDAHLTYKDIARKINLSLTPVHDRIKKLEREGVIQKYVTILNKDKLGKQLMVYCQVSLAKQTFDISEVFNAAIRNLPEVVECNLISGNYDYMLKIVVPDMESYHTFHQKKLSTLSEVSLINTVFVISEVKNSFALPI, from the coding sequence ATGATGCCCGACGAAACGGATAAAAAAATCCTGCGTCTTTTACAGGAAGATGCTCATCTTACTTATAAGGACATCGCCAGGAAGATCAACCTATCTTTGACTCCGGTTCACGATCGCATCAAGAAGCTGGAACGGGAGGGCGTAATTCAAAAATATGTGACAATTTTAAATAAAGATAAACTAGGCAAACAGCTGATGGTGTATTGCCAGGTAAGTCTGGCCAAGCAAACCTTTGATATCTCCGAAGTATTTAATGCTGCAATCAGAAACCTGCCTGAGGTGGTAGAGTGCAACCTGATTTCGGGAAACTATGATTACATGTTAAAAATAGTAGTGCCGGATATGGAAAGCTATCATACCTTTCATCAGAAAAAGCTATCCACGTTATCTGAAGTTTCCCTGATTAATACCGTTTTTGTAATATCTGAAGTAAAGAATTCCTTTGCATTACCCATTTAG
- a CDS encoding sialate O-acetylesterase: MGEVWVCSGQSNMEYRMQRYPTYAQPLKGANLDVLELRKPENASIRVYNRSRNGGRTSWSNANEESLKAASAAGYFFSRTIQEKLNTPIGIITAAVGGTHIEAWTALSDYQRSPIFRPMLEANSGLVDGQMPGAWYDVMIAPLIPFAVKGFLRLEVVEIAGSDHQFHPALAKIRGKNEVLVFHPEIKDPLKVRLGWYETAVPNLVNADQLPVTPFKTGFQGR; this comes from the coding sequence GTGGGTGAGGTTTGGGTTTGTTCGGGTCAGTCCAATATGGAATATCGTATGCAGCGTTATCCAACCTATGCTCAACCCTTGAAAGGAGCTAACCTGGATGTTTTAGAGCTGCGAAAGCCGGAGAACGCCTCGATAAGAGTTTATAACCGTTCGCGCAACGGAGGTAGAACATCATGGAGTAATGCTAATGAAGAAAGTTTGAAGGCAGCATCTGCCGCAGGTTATTTTTTTTCCAGGACTATACAGGAAAAGCTTAATACACCAATCGGTATTATTACAGCTGCTGTTGGCGGTACCCATATTGAAGCATGGACGGCCCTGAGCGATTACCAGCGGTCGCCCATATTTAGACCGATGCTGGAAGCAAATAGTGGACTGGTTGACGGGCAAATGCCGGGCGCCTGGTATGACGTAATGATAGCTCCTTTGATACCGTTTGCTGTCAAAGGATTTTTACGGCTTGAGGTGGTTGAAATAGCCGGGTCTGATCATCAGTTTCATCCTGCTTTGGCAAAAATTCGGGGTAAGAACGAAGTACTTGTATTTCATCCGGAGATAAAAGATCCGCTGAAAGTTCGTTTGGGTTGGTACGAAACTGCAGTACCCAACCTGGTCAACGCTGATCAGTTACCGGTTACTCCGTTTAAGACAGGTTTCCAGGGGCGGTGA
- a CDS encoding DUF6268 family outer membrane beta-barrel protein, with protein sequence MRNRNFSWLRLCTGLIFGLPYICIAQSNDIEMNVKFHPVSKYVPPLDSAAKTGSSRLIETAFSAHFGLYQKIDTTNGRLKLLNGAVFGKHTALSNTGFNEQVLPEDLYSVSAAVSFYSVLNRKWAYTLFLNSALNSDFLSVDYNDVFLTGGIQFIRNFSPKLRLGFGIIIHNNLGKPMFWPGLSVYWRFGGRFNFDIRVPDEGQGLAYTVAAGYQYNDRLRFAFAFKPQNISYDVKMRKAINNRLMNFWQLPFELSGTYTKGHFGYTANLGFSALRSFAYAEKDLRNMFTKYPYHGLNANLTFGAGVRYTF encoded by the coding sequence ATGAGAAATCGCAACTTCAGCTGGCTAAGATTATGCACAGGTCTTATTTTCGGACTTCCCTATATCTGTATTGCTCAAAGCAATGACATTGAAATGAATGTAAAATTTCACCCTGTTTCAAAATATGTTCCTCCGCTGGATAGCGCTGCTAAAACAGGTAGCAGCAGGCTTATTGAAACGGCGTTTAGCGCTCATTTTGGTTTATATCAAAAGATCGACACCACTAACGGAAGGCTAAAACTATTGAATGGAGCGGTCTTCGGGAAGCACACAGCACTGTCTAACACTGGATTTAATGAACAGGTCCTTCCCGAAGACCTTTATTCCGTTAGCGCTGCTGTTTCCTTTTATTCAGTTTTGAACCGGAAATGGGCTTATACATTATTTCTGAATTCGGCGCTTAATTCAGATTTTCTTTCAGTGGACTATAATGATGTCTTTCTTACGGGAGGGATACAGTTTATCAGGAACTTCTCGCCAAAACTCAGGTTGGGATTTGGCATTATTATTCATAATAACCTGGGCAAACCGATGTTCTGGCCCGGATTGTCTGTTTACTGGCGTTTTGGCGGGCGATTCAACTTTGATATACGTGTGCCCGATGAAGGACAGGGATTGGCCTATACCGTTGCAGCAGGCTACCAGTACAATGATAGGCTCAGGTTTGCTTTTGCATTTAAACCTCAGAATATTTCCTACGATGTAAAGATGAGAAAAGCTATAAATAACCGGCTGATGAATTTCTGGCAGCTGCCATTTGAATTGTCCGGTACTTATACTAAAGGACATTTTGGATATACAGCAAACCTTGGTTTCTCTGCTCTCAGGAGCTTTGCCTATGCGGAAAAGGACCTAAGAAATATGTTTACAAAATATCCTTATCATGGCTTGAATGCAAATCTTACATTTGGTGCAGGCGTAAGATATACTTTCTAA